Proteins encoded together in one Halorubellus sp. JP-L1 window:
- a CDS encoding pyridoxal phosphate-dependent aminotransferase, with amino-acid sequence MTTDRLQDVPGFDIDEVANAAGDDPEVLRLENLDVNLMSELLPEEVKEATRDAVGTFDANSYLPFIGKEDLREAVAGQTNDRSGQDYGKENVVITCSTGESVLDSLLAMIDPGDEVVLTDPIYAGMINRTRLAGGEPSFVPYENAGDEWRLDVDALEETVTDDTEVLLLVNPSMPSGAVLNREEWETISDLCQKHDVWLLYNAIWESVLFDDLPLIHPASLDGMAERTVIAGSVTKSYGMIGWRVGWIVGPEEFMNDAARTHIYNTTTPGGIGQAGALAAIESDFEPNEYVPELQRRRDTVTEQLRDVGVTTVPSKGGWMQLMNVEELGYDSSTASDRLLEESKVAATPMRHWGDENSDQYVRIVFSNEPVERLEELGERIENALL; translated from the coding sequence ATGACTACCGATCGACTGCAGGACGTCCCAGGCTTCGACATCGACGAGGTCGCCAACGCTGCGGGCGACGACCCGGAGGTACTGCGCCTCGAGAACCTCGACGTGAACCTCATGTCCGAGCTACTCCCCGAGGAGGTGAAGGAAGCCACGCGCGACGCCGTCGGCACGTTCGACGCGAACAGCTACCTCCCCTTCATCGGGAAGGAGGACCTCCGCGAGGCGGTCGCCGGCCAGACGAACGACCGCTCCGGTCAGGACTACGGGAAGGAGAACGTCGTCATCACCTGTAGCACGGGCGAGAGCGTGCTCGACTCGTTGCTCGCGATGATCGACCCCGGCGACGAGGTCGTCCTCACCGACCCCATCTACGCGGGGATGATAAACCGCACCCGGCTCGCCGGCGGCGAACCGTCGTTCGTCCCCTACGAGAACGCCGGCGACGAGTGGCGGCTCGACGTCGACGCGCTCGAGGAGACGGTGACGGACGACACCGAGGTCCTCCTCCTCGTCAACCCGTCGATGCCGTCCGGCGCGGTCCTGAACCGCGAGGAGTGGGAAACCATCAGCGACCTCTGCCAGAAGCACGACGTCTGGCTGCTGTACAACGCCATCTGGGAGTCCGTCCTCTTCGACGACCTCCCCCTCATCCACCCCGCCTCCCTCGACGGGATGGCCGAACGAACCGTCATCGCGGGCTCCGTCACGAAGTCCTACGGCATGATCGGCTGGCGCGTCGGCTGGATCGTCGGCCCCGAGGAGTTCATGAACGACGCCGCGCGAACCCACATCTACAACACGACGACGCCCGGCGGCATCGGGCAGGCGGGCGCGCTCGCCGCCATCGAGTCCGACTTCGAACCGAACGAGTACGTCCCCGAACTCCAGCGACGGCGCGACACCGTCACCGAACAGCTCCGGGACGTCGGCGTCACCACCGTCCCCTCGAAGGGCGGCTGGATGCAGCTCATGAACGTCGAAGAACTCGGGTACGACTCCTCGACTGCCTCCGACCGCCTGCTCGAGGAGAGCAAGGTCGCGGCCACCCCGATGCGCCACTGGGGCGACGAGAACAGCGACCAGTACGTCCGCATCGTCTTCAGCAACGAACCCGTCGAGAGACTCGAAGAGCTCGGCGAGCGAATCGAGAACGCGCTCCTCTGA
- a CDS encoding aminopeptidase: MDPRVREHAQIVANHSAGIEAGDNVVVDAHGSAGDLVTALFEACADVGANPLAISQRMGDRFRRAYLRNADPEDFELPSHEMALFEEMDVYVAIRSGGNVTQTSDVDSDVQMAYDKARRPLLEERLGKTWVLTQYPTDSFAQLAEMSTEGYENFVWDAVNKDWDEQGAFQQQMVEILDAGEEVRIVSGDSTDVTMSVAGNETLNDTAERNLPGGEVFTAPVKDSVEGEVLFDKPLYHQGREITDVRLVFEGGQVVEHEAAKNEAVLTGVLNTDEGARYLGELGIGMNRDITEFTYNMLFDEKMGDTVHMAVGRAYDATVGDENEQNDSAVHVDMIVDMSEDSRIEVDGEVVQRNGTFRFEDGFEDEA, encoded by the coding sequence ATGGACCCGCGAGTTCGCGAGCACGCACAGATCGTCGCCAATCACTCCGCTGGCATCGAAGCCGGGGACAACGTCGTCGTCGACGCGCACGGCTCCGCGGGCGACCTCGTGACGGCGCTGTTCGAGGCGTGCGCGGACGTCGGCGCGAATCCGCTCGCGATATCCCAGCGGATGGGCGACCGGTTCCGGCGCGCGTACCTTCGGAACGCCGACCCGGAGGACTTCGAGTTGCCGAGTCACGAGATGGCGCTGTTCGAGGAGATGGACGTCTACGTCGCGATCCGCTCGGGTGGGAACGTCACGCAGACGAGCGACGTCGACAGCGACGTCCAGATGGCGTACGACAAGGCGCGTCGGCCGCTGCTGGAGGAGCGCCTGGGGAAGACGTGGGTGCTCACGCAGTACCCGACTGACTCGTTCGCGCAGCTCGCGGAGATGAGCACGGAGGGCTACGAGAACTTCGTCTGGGACGCCGTGAACAAGGACTGGGACGAGCAGGGTGCGTTCCAGCAGCAGATGGTGGAGATACTCGACGCGGGCGAGGAGGTCCGCATCGTCTCCGGCGACAGCACCGACGTGACGATGAGCGTCGCGGGGAACGAGACCCTGAACGACACCGCGGAACGCAACCTCCCCGGCGGCGAGGTGTTCACCGCACCGGTCAAGGACTCCGTCGAGGGCGAGGTACTGTTCGACAAGCCGCTCTACCACCAGGGCCGCGAGATCACGGACGTCCGCCTCGTCTTCGAGGGCGGGCAAGTGGTCGAGCACGAGGCGGCGAAGAACGAGGCCGTCCTCACTGGCGTCCTGAACACGGACGAGGGCGCGCGCTACCTCGGCGAACTCGGCATCGGGATGAACCGCGACATCACCGAGTTCACGTACAACATGCTGTTCGACGAGAAGATGGGCGACACCGTCCACATGGCGGTCGGGCGCGCGTACGACGCCACCGTCGGCGACGAGAACGAACAGAACGACTCCGCCGTGCACGTCGACATGATCGTCGACATGAGCGAGGACTCGCGCATCGAGGTCGACGGCGAGGTCGTCCAGCGCAACGGCACGTTCCGTTTCGAAGACGGGTTCGAGGACGAGGCCTGA